In one Staphylococcus lutrae genomic region, the following are encoded:
- the cymR gene encoding cysteine metabolism transcriptional regulator CymR has product MKISTKGRYGLTLMIALTKRQGTGCVSLKTIAEENNLSDLYLEQLVGPLRNAGLIRSVRGAKGGYELKMPASEITAGDIIRLLEGPLTIVERMESEPPGQQQLWLRMRNAVKEVLDQTTLQSLADYQEEDTLEGYMFYI; this is encoded by the coding sequence ATGAAAATTTCCACTAAAGGAAGATACGGATTAACATTGATGATTGCTTTAACAAAACGACAGGGTACAGGTTGTGTCTCTTTAAAAACAATTGCAGAAGAAAATAATTTAAGCGATCTTTATTTAGAGCAACTTGTCGGTCCACTTAGAAATGCAGGTTTAATCAGAAGTGTTCGAGGTGCTAAAGGCGGATATGAATTAAAAATGCCTGCGAGTGAAATAACAGCGGGTGATATTATTCGTCTGCTTGAAGGCCCTTTGACGATTGTGGAACGTATGGAATCTGAGCCTCCAGGTCAACAACAATTATGGCTTCGGATGCGTAATGCTGTGAAAGAAGTATTAGATCAAACGACGCTACAATCATTAGCGGATTATCAAGAAGAAGATACACTAGAAGGCTATATGTTTTACATTTAA
- a CDS encoding replication-associated recombination protein A → MLTEPLASRMRPRDIDEVIGQTHLVGESGIIRRMVNAQRLSSMIFYGPPGVGKTSIAQAIAGSTAFKFRQLNAVTNTKKDMQLIVEEAKMSGQVILLLDEIHRLDKAKQDFLLPHLENGKIVLIGATTSNPYHAINPAIRSRAQIFELFPLDTAQIKTALFNALNDAERGLKSYQAQIDDAAFEYFATQSQGDVRSALNALELAVLSANTTPPHITLQDAEDCLQRGALMSDKDGDMHYDVMSAFQKSIRGSDVDAALHYLGRLVQAGDLPTIARRLLVISYEDIGLASPGAGQRTLAAIEAAERLGFPEARIPLSQAVIELCLSPKSNSTIRSIDAALRDIKNGHVGQIPDHLKDGHYSGAKDLGRAIGYRYPHDYKNGFVAQQYLPDLLKNKTYYEPKETSKTEQHFKQIYDNLKQQSDT, encoded by the coding sequence ATGTTAACTGAGCCATTAGCATCAAGAATGCGGCCCCGTGATATTGATGAAGTGATAGGACAAACACACCTTGTTGGGGAGAGTGGTATCATTCGCCGTATGGTGAATGCACAAAGGTTATCTTCAATGATATTTTATGGTCCTCCAGGCGTCGGAAAGACAAGTATTGCCCAAGCCATTGCTGGTAGTACCGCATTTAAATTCAGACAATTAAATGCAGTGACGAATACGAAAAAAGATATGCAGTTGATTGTTGAAGAAGCCAAAATGTCAGGACAAGTTATCCTACTATTAGATGAAATTCATCGCTTAGATAAGGCCAAACAAGACTTTTTGTTACCTCATTTAGAAAATGGAAAAATTGTATTAATTGGTGCGACAACCTCTAACCCCTATCATGCGATTAATCCTGCAATTCGCTCACGCGCACAGATTTTTGAACTCTTTCCTCTTGATACAGCACAAATTAAAACTGCGCTATTCAATGCATTAAACGATGCAGAACGTGGTTTAAAATCTTATCAAGCCCAAATTGACGACGCAGCGTTTGAGTATTTTGCGACTCAAAGTCAAGGCGATGTTCGTAGTGCATTAAATGCATTAGAACTGGCTGTACTCAGCGCCAATACAACTCCACCGCATATTACACTTCAAGATGCAGAGGATTGCCTTCAACGCGGGGCATTAATGAGTGATAAAGACGGTGACATGCACTATGATGTGATGAGCGCATTTCAAAAGTCCATTCGTGGCAGTGACGTGGATGCCGCTTTACACTATTTAGGCCGATTAGTTCAAGCTGGGGATTTACCGACCATTGCACGGCGATTACTGGTCATCAGTTATGAAGATATTGGTTTAGCTTCACCCGGGGCAGGACAACGTACACTTGCAGCCATAGAAGCCGCTGAAAGACTAGGCTTTCCAGAAGCACGAATTCCATTAAGCCAAGCAGTCATCGAACTATGTCTATCACCGAAATCCAACTCCACAATTCGTTCTATTGACGCCGCTTTACGTGATATTAAAAACGGCCATGTCGGTCAAATTCCTGACCATTTAAAAGATGGCCATTACTCAGGTGCTAAAGATCTAGGACGAGCCATTGGGTATCGTTATCCCCACGATTATAAAAATGGCTTTGTTGCACAACAATATTTACCAGATTTATTAAAAAATAAAACTTACTATGAACCTAAAGAAACGTCTAAAACCGAACAACACTTTAAACAAATTTATGACAATTTAAAGCAACAAAGTGATACCTAA
- the mnmA gene encoding tRNA 2-thiouridine(34) synthase MnmA has product MSGGVDSSVTAYLLKAQGYDVIGIFMKNWDDTDENGVCTATEDYNDVIAVCNQIGIPYYAVNFEKEYWDKVFTYFLDEYKKGRTPNPDVMCNKEIKFKAFLEHALKLGADYVATGHYARIRRHDDGTVEMLRGVDHNKDQTYFLNQLTAKQLNKVMFPIGDIDKQQVREIALAQDLATAKKKDSTGICFIGERNFKTFLAQYLPAQPGEMRTLNGELKGQHSGLMYYTIGQRHGLGIGGDGEPWFVVGKNLKDNVLYVEQGFHHDALYSDYLIASDVSFVNPMDLSTPLKCTAKFRYRQKDVGVTVSNYGDGAIKVTFDEPVRAITPGQAVVLYHDEVCLGGATIDEVFKKDRQLNYVV; this is encoded by the coding sequence ATGTCTGGTGGCGTTGATAGCTCAGTGACAGCTTATTTACTTAAAGCACAAGGGTACGACGTGATCGGTATATTTATGAAGAACTGGGATGACACAGATGAGAATGGCGTTTGTACCGCAACTGAGGATTATAATGATGTCATTGCTGTATGTAACCAAATTGGAATCCCATATTATGCGGTTAACTTTGAAAAAGAATATTGGGATAAAGTATTCACATATTTTTTAGATGAGTATAAAAAGGGACGAACACCGAACCCTGATGTCATGTGTAATAAAGAAATAAAGTTCAAAGCATTTTTAGAACATGCATTGAAACTTGGTGCGGATTATGTCGCAACAGGTCATTACGCACGCATTCGTCGTCATGATGATGGCACAGTAGAGATGTTACGTGGGGTCGATCATAATAAAGATCAAACCTACTTCTTGAATCAATTGACAGCTAAACAACTGAATAAAGTGATGTTTCCGATTGGGGACATCGATAAACAACAAGTGCGTGAAATTGCATTGGCACAAGATTTAGCCACAGCAAAGAAAAAAGATTCTACTGGAATTTGTTTTATTGGAGAGCGCAACTTTAAAACATTTTTAGCTCAATATTTACCAGCTCAACCGGGAGAGATGCGTACTTTAAACGGTGAACTTAAAGGCCAACATAGCGGGCTTATGTATTATACAATTGGCCAACGGCATGGTTTAGGTATTGGTGGAGACGGCGAGCCATGGTTTGTTGTCGGAAAAAATTTAAAAGACAATGTTTTATATGTAGAACAGGGCTTTCATCACGATGCGTTGTACAGTGATTATTTGATTGCTTCAGATGTTTCTTTTGTCAACCCTATGGATTTATCTACACCTTTAAAATGCACAGCTAAGTTTAGATATCGTCAAAAAGACGTCGGTGTCACAGTGTCAAATTATGGTGATGGTGCCATAAAAGTGACTTTTGATGAACCTGTGCGTGCGATTACACCGGGACAGGCCGTTGTTTTATATCATGATGAGGTTTGTTTAGGTGGCGCAACGATTGATGAAGTATTTAAAAAAGATCGACAATTAAACTATGTGGTATAA
- a CDS encoding aldo/keto reductase yields the protein MEQFTLRDNQLIDQLGFGTYKLNGSKGVHAITEALNMGYRLLDTAYNYENEGAVGKAIQNSRVDRSDIWVTSKLPGRYQNDAQVYETIQESLYRLQLDYLDFYLIHWPNPKQGQFVEAWNAMIGAQKAGLVRHIGVCNFLPEHLEQLERETGVLPILNQIELHPYFNQKAMIAYHREHGILTQAWSPLGRDNGVMNEPVLKQLSLKYDKTIAQIILKWHIQNDVMPIPKATSARRQLENFDIFNFHITDEDLQAIDQLTRVDGRRKGQDPAVYEEF from the coding sequence ATGGAACAATTTACTTTAAGAGACAATCAATTGATTGATCAATTAGGATTCGGAACGTATAAACTCAATGGGTCAAAAGGGGTTCATGCGATCACTGAGGCACTTAATATGGGATATCGCTTGCTTGATACTGCATATAATTATGAAAATGAAGGTGCAGTTGGCAAGGCGATTCAAAATAGCCGTGTAGATCGAAGTGACATTTGGGTGACTTCTAAACTTCCAGGTCGATATCAAAACGATGCCCAAGTTTATGAAACGATTCAAGAATCTTTGTATCGATTACAGTTAGATTATCTCGATTTTTATCTCATTCACTGGCCGAATCCTAAGCAAGGTCAATTTGTTGAAGCTTGGAATGCTATGATTGGCGCACAAAAAGCAGGTTTAGTAAGGCATATCGGTGTTTGTAACTTTTTACCGGAACATCTTGAGCAATTAGAAAGAGAAACGGGGGTATTGCCTATCCTAAATCAAATTGAGTTGCACCCTTATTTCAATCAAAAAGCAATGATAGCATATCATCGTGAGCATGGTATTTTAACGCAAGCATGGAGCCCGCTAGGTAGAGATAACGGTGTCATGAACGAGCCAGTATTGAAACAGCTTTCGTTAAAATATGATAAAACAATCGCGCAAATCATCTTGAAGTGGCATATTCAAAATGATGTCATGCCGATACCAAAAGCCACATCAGCACGTCGCCAACTTGAAAACTTTGATATTTTTAACTTTCATATTACTGATGAGGATCTCCAGGCCATTGATCAGTTAACGCGTGTGGATGGTCGACGCAAAGGTCAAGATCCCGCTGTTTACGAAGAATTTTAA
- a CDS encoding tRNA threonylcarbamoyladenosine dehydratase, with product MKHQFSRNELAIGRDGLEKLKQTTVAVLGIGGVGSFAAEALARTNIGHIILIDKDDVDITNVNRQLHALTTTIGQSKVSLMEERIHLINPECKVTPLHMFYTEETYEQLFDEYNIDYIVDASDTIIYKVHLIEQCLQRGIKFISSMGAANKTDPTQFEIADISKTHTDPIARIIRNKLKQKGIKKGVPVVFSGESPIVIRDDVKAVVGDAQGRNRKAQMPPSSNAYVPSVVGLICASFVCNDILKDIEVQRIKDK from the coding sequence ATGAAACATCAATTTTCTCGTAATGAACTGGCTATTGGTCGAGACGGACTGGAAAAGTTAAAACAAACAACTGTTGCTGTATTAGGAATAGGGGGCGTTGGGTCTTTTGCTGCAGAAGCATTAGCGCGCACAAATATTGGACATATCATCTTAATCGATAAGGATGATGTTGATATCACTAATGTCAATCGTCAATTGCATGCCTTAACGACAACAATTGGACAAAGTAAAGTGAGTTTAATGGAAGAACGTATCCATTTAATCAATCCTGAGTGTAAGGTTACCCCGTTACATATGTTTTACACAGAGGAGACTTATGAGCAATTATTTGACGAATACAATATCGATTATATTGTAGACGCGAGTGATACGATTATTTATAAAGTCCATCTCATCGAGCAATGTTTGCAACGTGGGATTAAGTTTATTTCGAGTATGGGAGCAGCGAATAAAACAGATCCGACACAATTTGAAATTGCCGATATTTCTAAAACACATACAGACCCAATTGCACGTATCATTAGAAATAAATTAAAACAAAAAGGCATTAAAAAAGGGGTGCCTGTTGTGTTTTCCGGTGAGAGTCCAATCGTTATTCGTGATGATGTTAAAGCTGTTGTAGGGGATGCTCAAGGTAGGAATCGTAAAGCACAAATGCCGCCATCATCAAATGCGTATGTCCCGAGTGTGGTTGGATTGATTTGTGCGAGTTTTGTATGTAATGATATTTTAAAAGACATTGAAGTTCAACGCATTAAAGATAAATAA
- a CDS encoding cysteine desulfurase family protein — MGVYADYAATTPVKPEVADKMMAVYQTHFGNPSSIHTQGRDARRLLDESRRTVAKYLNAQPNEIIFTSGATEANNTAIKGIAYANQTKGKHLITTKIEHHSVLHVFEHLEKQGFEVTYLDVDEMGLIDLEQLKKSMREDTTLVSIMFVNNEVGTVQHIYDIQDILAHHQAYFHMDAVQAVGHLPIDVQDFSVDALSLTAHKFGGPKGVGVLFVRNGVVMSFPQLGGEQEMKRRAGTENVPQIVGLATALSLAEASRDDNNVHLAQLKEQLLVGLQERAIPFEYNGSMTESTNHIINLHFPFVDVETLLTLLDLAGIYVSSGSACTAGSTIPSHVLLAMYGAHSRIHHSVRISLNEAMTIDDIQQIVMELHKIYLQFKEEEM; from the coding sequence ATGGGTGTTTATGCAGATTATGCAGCAACGACCCCAGTTAAACCTGAAGTTGCTGATAAAATGATGGCAGTGTATCAAACACATTTCGGTAATCCTTCCTCAATTCACACGCAAGGTCGTGATGCGAGAAGATTGCTAGATGAATCTAGAAGAACTGTCGCTAAATATTTAAATGCACAACCGAATGAAATTATTTTTACAAGTGGGGCGACAGAAGCGAATAATACGGCAATTAAAGGGATTGCATACGCAAATCAAACGAAAGGTAAACACCTTATTACTACGAAAATTGAACACCATTCGGTATTACATGTTTTCGAGCATTTAGAGAAACAAGGTTTTGAAGTTACGTATCTAGATGTCGATGAAATGGGTTTGATAGATCTAGAGCAACTGAAAAAGAGTATGCGAGAAGATACAACGTTAGTTTCAATTATGTTTGTAAACAATGAGGTAGGAACAGTTCAACATATTTATGATATTCAAGACATTTTAGCACATCATCAAGCTTATTTTCACATGGATGCAGTGCAAGCGGTAGGTCATTTACCCATAGATGTGCAGGATTTTTCTGTTGATGCGTTAAGTTTGACTGCGCACAAATTTGGCGGTCCAAAAGGGGTTGGCGTGCTCTTCGTCAGAAATGGGGTTGTGATGTCATTTCCACAATTGGGGGGCGAGCAGGAAATGAAACGTCGTGCTGGTACTGAAAATGTGCCACAAATCGTTGGACTTGCGACGGCATTAAGCTTGGCAGAAGCTTCTCGAGATGACAACAATGTGCATCTTGCACAACTAAAAGAGCAATTGCTTGTCGGTTTACAAGAGCGTGCGATTCCATTTGAATATAATGGCTCCATGACTGAAAGCACCAATCATATTATTAATCTACATTTTCCATTTGTGGATGTAGAAACATTGTTGACATTACTCGATTTAGCTGGCATTTATGTCTCATCTGGATCGGCTTGCACGGCAGGTTCAACAATACCATCACATGTGTTGTTAGCGATGTATGGAGCGCATTCACGAATTCATCATTCAGTTCGAATTAGTTTAAATGAAGCCATGACAATTGATGACATTCAACAAATTGTGATGGAACTTCATAAAATTTATTTACAATTTAAGGAGGAAGAAATGTGA
- a CDS encoding tetratricopeptide repeat protein produces MKLEQIHQLIQQGQFERALQACFENIEAHPEEVENYINSGILLAEAGEVDKAERFFQRAITLQPENGIIYYNLANVYFNEGRYQEAVRLYQNAISHHIGQKDVYYMLGLALLQLDAQKQALPYMMRAAELDPDFEDLEVQFQFALLMCELEMYDQAIPILNQILEKDAQHVDAQYNLTLALYMCNENIDAAIQGFVRAVSIDSQHMLSQHALKTFRHMKNEEEV; encoded by the coding sequence ATGAAGCTTGAACAAATTCATCAACTCATTCAACAAGGACAATTTGAACGTGCATTGCAAGCATGTTTTGAAAATATTGAAGCACATCCAGAAGAGGTTGAAAACTATATTAATTCAGGTATATTATTAGCTGAAGCCGGTGAAGTTGATAAGGCAGAGCGTTTTTTTCAACGTGCCATCACTTTACAACCAGAAAACGGGATCATTTATTATAATTTAGCGAACGTTTATTTTAATGAAGGACGCTATCAAGAAGCAGTCCGATTGTATCAAAATGCGATTTCGCATCATATCGGACAAAAAGACGTGTATTACATGTTAGGTTTGGCTTTATTACAACTCGATGCCCAAAAGCAAGCCCTTCCATACATGATGCGTGCTGCTGAATTGGATCCGGATTTCGAGGATCTTGAAGTACAATTTCAATTCGCATTGCTGATGTGTGAATTGGAAATGTACGATCAAGCGATACCGATTTTGAACCAAATACTTGAAAAAGATGCACAACATGTAGATGCGCAATACAATTTAACGTTAGCGCTATATATGTGTAATGAAAATATTGATGCTGCGATTCAAGGTTTTGTACGTGCTGTGTCCATCGATTCGCAACATATGCTAAGTCAACATGCGTTGAAAACATTTCGTCACATGAAAAACGAAGAGGAGGTGTAA
- a CDS encoding LLM class flavin-dependent oxidoreductase — MMTKKMNYSALNLVPIRQGDQAKGAINQMITLAQTLEGLGYERLWIAEHHNTPNLASSATVLLIQHALHHTKNMRIGSGGIMLPNHAPLVVAEQFGTLKTIYGDRIDLGVGRAPGTDMATASALRRDQHQGVYQFPDEVQQLLQYFGPDTKQGHVKAIPGINENVPVYVLGSSTDSAHLAARLGLPYVFAGHFAPQQMQEALSIYRALFEPSDTLKAPYIIVALNVVMADSNDVAQYLATTQTQLFASILNGQMRHLQPPVENLNQVLSPREITWANERIKRSLVGDKKTVNNQIDSFIEQYGHIDEIMAVSYIYDVSLQHRSYQYFKEIMDAR; from the coding sequence ATGATGACTAAAAAAATGAATTATTCAGCATTAAATCTTGTTCCGATTAGACAAGGGGACCAAGCAAAAGGTGCCATTAATCAAATGATTACATTAGCACAAACATTAGAGGGACTCGGTTACGAAAGATTATGGATTGCTGAGCATCACAATACGCCAAACCTTGCAAGTTCTGCAACTGTATTACTTATCCAACATGCGTTACATCACACGAAAAATATGCGAATTGGTTCTGGAGGAATCATGTTACCAAATCACGCACCGCTCGTTGTTGCCGAACAATTTGGCACATTAAAAACCATTTATGGAGACCGCATCGATTTAGGTGTAGGTCGTGCACCTGGAACAGACATGGCCACAGCAAGTGCGCTCCGCCGTGATCAACATCAAGGTGTGTACCAATTTCCAGATGAAGTACAACAACTATTACAATATTTCGGACCTGATACGAAACAAGGTCATGTCAAAGCGATTCCAGGAATAAACGAAAACGTCCCAGTATATGTACTCGGATCTTCTACAGATTCAGCCCATTTAGCTGCTCGACTTGGCTTGCCTTATGTTTTTGCAGGGCATTTTGCACCACAACAAATGCAAGAAGCATTGTCCATCTACAGAGCATTATTCGAACCTTCAGATACGTTAAAGGCGCCATATATCATCGTTGCACTCAATGTCGTAATGGCAGATTCTAACGATGTCGCACAATATCTGGCTACGACTCAGACTCAATTATTTGCAAGCATTTTAAATGGGCAAATGCGTCATTTGCAACCCCCTGTTGAAAATCTTAATCAAGTGTTATCTCCACGTGAAATCACCTGGGCCAACGAACGTATAAAGCGTTCTCTCGTCGGGGACAAAAAGACAGTGAACAATCAAATCGACAGCTTTATTGAACAATATGGGCATATTGACGAAATCATGGCTGTCAGCTATATCTACGATGTCTCGTTGCAACATCGTTCTTACCAATACTTCAAAGAAATCATGGATGCGCGATAA
- a CDS encoding CsbD family protein: MTNEENKFEQLKGNVKETVGNATNNESLENEGKSDKLSGKAKEAVENVKDKANDIIDKFKK; encoded by the coding sequence ATGACGAACGAAGAAAACAAATTCGAACAACTTAAAGGTAACGTAAAAGAAACGGTAGGTAACGCGACAAACAACGAATCATTAGAAAACGAAGGAAAAAGCGATAAACTGTCAGGTAAAGCAAAAGAAGCAGTTGAAAATGTGAAAGATAAAGCCAACGACATTATCGATAAATTCAAAAAGTAA
- the recD2 gene encoding SF1B family DNA helicase RecD2: protein MTNPTLFDHTYIKGNVEMILFQNSDNYYTVLKVDVEETNGDFVDMATVVGFFPNMVEGETYTFKGHVVQHARYGQQLKAETFQKEIPHTSDAVIAYLSSDLFKGIGKKTAESIVNTLGENAIHDILKDESIIGKVPKLSKAKQQQIVEQIYANQESEQVMIRLNELGFGSKLAMDIYKFYKSETLTMLDQNPYQLVYDIKGVGFQKADQLAQQLGIHPQHPDRFKAGLLYLVEETCIRQGHTYLPQEALINETIQLLSLRNDIAIEREQIIATLENLVEEKRLIEVDERIAIPSLYYSEIKSTQNLYRVHVHRDKLTQFDNSDIQLHIGEIETFNEVHYAPSQKDALECAMRHKVMLLTGGPGTGKTTVIKGIVQLYSEIHGISLDYNDYDQDDYPVVLAAPTGRASKRLHEATGLEAMTIHRLIGWNQETKPDDLLENEINAKLIIIDEMSMVDTWLFHQFMAAVPMDAQVVLVGDEDQLPSVGPGQVFKDLIEANVLPRVNLTEVYRQQEGSSIIDLAHRMKLGETVDITQRFHDRSFIPCHTEQIPQVVEKVVKNAVQKGYTMADIQVLAPMYRGNAGIKKLNQILQNILNPLTDRDDHREMEFGDVVFRKGDKVLQLVNRPNDNIFNGDIGVIVGIFWAKENVLNKDVVIVDYDGNEITYARSDLTELTHAYCTSIHKAQGSEFPIVIMPIVKQYFRMLQKPILYTGLTRAKQSLVFLGDSEAFNIGLATAGQTRLTQLLDFLKQYFKTDDPSTDVQDASSTVISLTEETLFKIHPMINMGDVTPYDFMEIDKA from the coding sequence ATGACAAATCCAACACTGTTTGACCATACTTATATTAAAGGTAACGTAGAAATGATACTCTTTCAAAATAGCGATAATTATTATACAGTGCTCAAAGTTGACGTTGAAGAGACGAACGGTGACTTTGTTGATATGGCGACAGTTGTTGGATTTTTTCCCAATATGGTTGAAGGTGAAACGTACACGTTTAAAGGCCATGTTGTTCAACACGCACGATATGGTCAACAATTAAAAGCAGAGACGTTTCAAAAAGAAATTCCACATACCTCCGACGCTGTGATTGCCTATTTATCGAGTGATTTGTTCAAAGGGATTGGCAAGAAAACGGCAGAATCGATTGTCAATACATTAGGCGAAAATGCCATACATGACATTTTAAAAGATGAAAGCATTATTGGCAAAGTCCCTAAATTATCAAAAGCGAAACAACAGCAAATTGTTGAGCAAATTTATGCGAATCAAGAAAGCGAACAAGTGATGATAAGATTAAACGAGTTAGGCTTTGGTTCTAAGCTTGCTATGGATATTTATAAATTTTATAAAAGTGAAACGCTTACAATGCTGGACCAAAATCCTTATCAACTTGTATATGACATTAAAGGGGTCGGCTTTCAAAAAGCAGATCAACTTGCGCAACAGCTGGGTATTCATCCACAACATCCAGATCGATTTAAAGCAGGATTGCTGTATTTAGTTGAAGAAACTTGCATTAGACAAGGTCATACGTATTTGCCACAAGAAGCGCTGATTAATGAAACGATTCAATTGTTATCGTTACGTAATGACATAGCAATTGAACGTGAGCAAATCATAGCAACATTAGAAAATTTAGTTGAAGAAAAACGACTGATTGAAGTGGACGAACGTATCGCAATACCCAGTTTATATTATTCGGAAATTAAAAGTACTCAAAATTTATACCGCGTGCATGTGCATCGAGATAAATTGACACAATTTGATAATTCGGATATTCAACTCCATATTGGTGAAATCGAAACATTCAATGAAGTCCACTATGCACCATCACAAAAAGATGCATTGGAATGTGCAATGCGTCATAAAGTGATGTTGCTTACGGGCGGACCAGGAACGGGTAAAACAACGGTTATAAAAGGGATTGTACAATTATATTCGGAGATTCATGGCATTTCACTTGATTACAATGATTATGACCAAGATGATTATCCAGTCGTTTTAGCTGCGCCAACAGGTCGTGCCTCAAAACGACTTCATGAAGCAACAGGATTAGAAGCGATGACAATCCATCGCCTCATCGGTTGGAACCAAGAAACAAAACCTGATGATTTGTTAGAAAATGAAATTAATGCAAAATTGATTATTATCGATGAAATGTCAATGGTAGACACTTGGTTGTTTCACCAATTCATGGCTGCAGTCCCTATGGATGCACAAGTGGTATTGGTCGGGGATGAAGATCAATTGCCTTCAGTAGGACCTGGTCAAGTCTTTAAAGATTTAATTGAAGCCAATGTCTTACCACGTGTGAATTTAACCGAAGTTTATCGTCAACAAGAAGGTTCAAGTATTATCGATTTGGCCCATCGAATGAAGTTAGGCGAAACGGTCGATATTACCCAACGATTTCATGATCGTTCATTTATCCCATGTCACACTGAGCAAATTCCACAAGTCGTCGAAAAAGTAGTGAAAAACGCGGTACAAAAAGGTTACACAATGGCAGACATTCAAGTGTTAGCCCCTATGTATCGTGGTAACGCAGGTATCAAAAAGTTAAATCAAATTTTGCAAAATATTTTAAATCCATTGACTGATCGCGATGACCACCGTGAGATGGAATTTGGTGATGTTGTATTTCGCAAAGGAGATAAAGTATTGCAGTTGGTCAATCGACCGAATGATAATATTTTTAATGGGGATATTGGTGTGATAGTCGGTATTTTTTGGGCAAAAGAAAATGTATTAAATAAAGACGTTGTCATTGTTGATTATGATGGGAATGAAATTACATACGCGCGCTCTGATTTAACTGAACTGACGCATGCATATTGTACATCTATTCATAAAGCACAAGGATCTGAATTTCCAATCGTAATTATGCCGATTGTTAAACAATATTTCAGAATGCTTCAAAAACCGATTCTTTATACTGGCTTAACGCGAGCAAAACAATCCCTCGTTTTTCTTGGGGATTCCGAAGCATTCAATATTGGATTAGCGACAGCCGGACAAACAAGATTAACCCAATTACTAGATTTTCTGAAACAATATTTTAAAACTGATGATCCATCGACTGACGTACAAGATGCGTCCTCGACTGTTATTTCATTAACAGAAGAAACATTGTTTAAAATTCATCCGATGATTAATATGGGTGATGTGACACCATATGACTTTATGGAAATTGACAAAGCTTAA